The proteins below come from a single Metarhizium brunneum chromosome 1, complete sequence genomic window:
- the alyref gene encoding THO complex subunit 4, whose product MAQNMDRGLDEIIAEKVCFCARLAKTSSSLTKPSSEPMALETDAAVEIPAVATVMTIPGTGLHHPPLLATVYPAGCLGPPLILSNRCIQRLDDADSNNPLLDLSLTSSFASLQQSTRDDRRNIDSEWVHDRYDESESRRGPAPRRRRESPVSDNKGSKIRAENIHYDLTEEDLDELFARIGRVSKLNLRYDRAGRSEGVAYVTYEQREDAEEAIKQFDGANANGQPIRLTLLPSRNPFDTAVMPGRPLAERISAPGGRARSTSPRRRLEDEDAARKGIDRYIPGRRSRSPMPRRSGGRGGRRPGARREGGNNSNEGGRGGRGNPRGKKTQEELDAEMADYFGGSGHDSAAADAPANGAAPATEAAPAAVTDDIDMIE is encoded by the exons ATGGCTCAGAATATGGACCGTGGCCTTGACGAGATCATTGCTGAAAAGGTATGTTTTTGTGCCCGACTCGCCAAAACCTCGAGCAGCCTGACAAAACCATCCAGCGAACCAATGGCCCTCGAAACCGACGCGGCGGTCGAGATACCCGCCGTCGCGACCGTAATGACTATCCCCGGGACGGG GTTGCATCATCCTCCTCTCCTCGCAACTGTCTACCCGGCGGGTTGCCTTGGCCCGCCTCTCATTCTGTCGAATCGATGCATACAGCgccttgacgatgccgacaGCAATAATCCTCTCCTAGACCTATCGCTAACCAGCTCTTTTGCCTCCCTTCAACAGTCAACCCGCGATGATCGCCGCAATATAGACAG TGAATGGGTTCACGACCGATACGATGAGAGCG AATCTCGTCGTGGCCCCGCacctcgacgtcgtcgcGAATCTCCAGTCAG TGACAATAAAGGATCGAAAATCCGTGCCGAGAATATCCATTACGATCTCACAGAGGAGGATCTAGAT GAACTCTTTGCTAGGATTGGTCGTGTTTCGAAGCTCAACTTGCGATATGACCGCGCAGGGCGCTCAGAGGGCGTCGCATATGTCACATATGAGCAAAGGGAAGATGCTGAGGAAGCTATTAAACAGTTTGACGGCGCAAACGCCAACG GGCAACCGATCCGCCTCACGCTACTCCCTTCACGGAATCCATTCGATACTGCAGTTATGCCTGGCCGTCCACTGGCGGAGCGGATTTCAGCCCCCGGTGGCAGAGCCCGCTCCACTTCCCCTCGCCGCAGActtgaagacgaggacgcTGCCCGCAAGGGAATTGATAGATATATCCCTGGAAGACGCTCCAGAAGCCCTATGCCCCGACGCTCAGGTGGTCGCGGAGGACGTCGTCCTGGTGCTCGGCGTGAGGGCGGGAACAATAGCAACGAAGGTGGTCGTGGCGGTCGTGGCAACCCAAGGGGGAAGAAGACGCAGGAAGAACTCGATGCTGAAATGGCAGATTACTTTGGGGGGAGTGGTCATGACTCTGCTGCGGCGGATGCTCCGGCTAACGGTGCAGCGCCGGCCACCGAAGCTGCCCCGGCTGCGGTCACTGACGATATCGACATGATCGAATAG
- the U2AF gene encoding Splicing factor U2AF subunit: MANFLASIFGTELDKVNCSFYFKIGACRHGDRCSRKHVKPSYSQTILMPNLYQNPAYDPKNRMNPSQLQNHFDAFYEDIWCELCKYGELEELVVCDNNNDHLIGNVYARFKYEESAQKACDELNSRWYAGRPIYCELSPVTDFREACCRLNSGEGCVRGGFCNFIHRKNPSEELDRDLTLSTKKWLRLRGRDERSMSRSPTPEASKRR; encoded by the exons ATGGCCAACTTTCTAGCCTCAATCTTTGGCACCGAGCTTGACAAAGTCAACTGCTCCTTCTACTTT AAAATCGGCGCCTGCCGCCACGGCGACCGCTGCTCCCGCAAACACGTCAAGCCGTCGTACTCGCAGACGATCCTCATGCCAAACCTCTACCAGAACCCGGCGTACGACCCCAAGAACCGGATGAACCCGTCGCAGCTGCAGAACCACTTCGACGCCTTCTACGAAGACATTTGGTGCGAGCTCTGCAAGTACGGCGAGCTAGAGGAACTAGTCGTCTGtgacaacaacaacgacc ACCTCATCGGCAACGTCTACGCGCGCTTCAAATACGAGGAATCCGCGCAAAAGGCCTGCGACGAGCTCAACTCCCGCTGGTACGCCGGCCGCCCCATCTACTGCGAGCTCAGCCCCGTCACCGACTTCCGCGAGGCCTGCTGCCGCCTCAACTCGGGCGAGGGCTGCGTCCGCGGCGGCTTCTGCAACTTTATTCACCGCAAGAACCCGAGCGAGGAGCTGGACCGCGACTTGACCCTTAGCACCAAGAAGTGGTTGAGACTGAGGGGTCGGGACGAGCGGAGTATGAGCAGGTCGCCTACGCCAGAGGCGTCCAAGAGACGATAA
- the MNN9 gene encoding Mannan polymerase complexes subunit, with protein MARPMGSVRLKKANPLTLLLGLVLCIFILFFLVSPSTKTTPSKLPSVTAQHHLSPPTSPYKKSSSKSGLQTGPPPVIRYNLNNVTITANPIENQEHVLILSPMARFYQEYWDNLLRLSYPHELITLGFILPKTKEGNAATAALQQQIQKTQKRGPGKDRFKSIIILRQDFDPAVESQDESERHKMANQKPRRAVMAKARNSLLFTTLGPATSWVLWLDSDVVETPASLIQDLAQHNKDVIVPNCFQRFYNDDKKKMDERPYDYNSWQDSDIAMQMASKMGPDDILLEGYPEMATYRTLMAHLATDGGDQSLAIPLDGVGGTALLVKADVHRDGAMFPPFSFYHLIETEGFAKMAKRLGWQPYGLPNYKVYHYNE; from the exons ATGGCTCGACCCATGGGGTCAGTCCGCCTCAAGAAGGCGAATCCCTTGactctccttcttggcctcgttcTCTGCATCTTCATCCTGTTCTTTCTTGTCTCTCCCTCAACCAAGACCACGCCGAGCAAATTGCCCTCCGTCACAGCTCAGCATCACCTCTCGCCGCCTACCTCACCGTACAAGAAGTCCTCTTCCAAGTCTGGTCTGCAGACCGGCCCCCCGCCCGTTATTCGATACAACCTTAATAATGTCACAATTACTGCGAATCCCATCGAGAACCAAGAACATGTCCTGATCTTGTCACCAATGGCGCGCTTCTACCAGGAGTATTGGGACAATCTGCTTCGCCTGAGCTACCCTCACGAGCTCATCACCctcggcttcatcctccccaagaccaaggaggGCAATgctgccaccgccgccctgcagcagcagatCCAGAAGACCCAAAAGCGCGGCCCGGGCAAGGATCGTTTCAagagcatcatcatcctgcGCCAGGATTTTGACCCAGCCGTTGAATCACAGGATGAGAGTGAGCGCCACAAGATGGCCAACCAGAAGCCAAGGAGGGcagtcatggccaaggctcGCAACTCTCTGCTCTTCACCACTCTGGGTCCTGCGACTTCCTGGGTCCTGTGGCTCGACTCTGACGTTGTCGAGACTCCAGCAAGCTTGATCCAAGATCTTGCCCAGCACAACAAGGACGTCATTGTTCCCAACTGCTTCCAGCGCTTCTacaacgacgacaagaaaaagaTGGACGAACGGCCATACGATTACAATAGCTGGCAAGACAGTGATATCGCTATGCAGATGGCTTCCAAGATGGGTCCTGACGACATTTTGCTCGAGGGATACCCCGAAATGGCCACATATCGCACTCTAATGGCTCACCTGGCCACCGACGGTGGTGACCAGAGTCTTGCTATTCCTCTTGACGGCGTGGGAGGGACTGCTTTGCTGGTCAAGGCCGATGTCCACCGCGACGGCGCCATGTTTCCCCCGTTTTCCTTTTACCATCTCATTGAGACCGAAGGctttgccaagatggccaagagaTTAGGATGGCAGCCTTACGGTCTCCCCAACTACAAG GTTTACCATTATAACGAGTAA
- the ELMO1 gene encoding Engulfment and cell motility protein 1, whose protein sequence is MDQADIPALLARLSSDEDAARKMAVFKLQTSINDPSFADVFISSGGLVVLRGLIMESGGNTLAYSLQSLTRLLEVDMGWDIFEGPSASAFVEHVVELIVINPLVNILRGAMSILVALVSHSQSSPPASPSPVGSTPGSFGFRALKPAVAVYPQFFELVIQQLQSADHALCANALMLINALIRDSISNGSTYSSTNGSTGSGGEDWAKLVKCLQDLGLIKAVHQLMQSSSIQDLAHPVLEFQSLTKVLLRKWREVVVDLDRPDHRRALKGIHLASAPERAVNGHSKDDAAEGGKKDGRKHNPEKWRRLGFETESPAHEFDTTGYLGMMDLTDYVRKHEDGFQKLLLEQATRPLQERCPIARASLAVTIILYHHFEVDGVEMEDSKGYQGLDGKDHDRLFRPLLLQWSRLHAAGLLGFLRIWKATGAESDDFEKVAELVRILIEQVVGRASRTKDILEVEDDILEYDIAQLRELQMELLELSFDDTWGQHLYQVRETLKQEALQFVKEQRVRCLLQGSWFCKPASHNKGREDAEEAKAVSPWRFAKLSHNRRYLHYADFEEQMAQDPGLDVLTNKMDLGTVSSVGSNVSATDDRRSHASGSTVQNLASHSKTTTKITMYAGEVNEHGEADEYPMLTLWPTSHSLASEWLDGLLMLLNQAPITAETSKLINLVSEYGLKIRLLNVRMDSAFEGPPPGAGVVPSRAGLDEDYFFEV, encoded by the coding sequence ATGGATCAAGCCGACATTCCTGCGCTTCTGGCGCGGTTGTCCAGCGACGAAGATGCCGCGCGCAAGATGGCAGTCTTCAAACTCCAGACCTCCATCAACGACCCTTCTTTTGCCGACGTCTTCATATCGTCTGGTGGTCTTGTCGTGCTGCGCGGCCTAATCATGGAATCTGGAGGCAACACCTTGGCTTACTCGCTGCAGAGCCTCACGCGCCTCCTGGAAGTCGACATGGGTTGGGACATCTTCGAGGGGCCGTCCGCAAGCGCCTTTGTGGAACACGTCGTCGAGCTCATTGTCATTAATCCGCTGGTTAATATCCTCCGTGGAGCCATGTCGATTCTCGTTGCCCTCGTCAGCCATTCTCAGTCCAGTCCGCCCGCGAGTCCCAGCCCCGTTGGGTCGACACCGGGCTCGTTTGGATTCCGCGCCCTCAAGCCAGCTGTTGCTGTCTACCCGCAGTTCTTCGAATTGGTTATCCAGCAGCTACAGAGTGCTGACCATGCGCTGTGCGCCAATGCCCTCATGCTCATCAATGCCCTCATCCGCGACTCCATCTCGAACGGGTCTACATACTCTAGCACAAACGGCAGCACAGGGAGCGGTGGCGAGGACTGGGCAAAGTTGGTAAAGTGCCTGCAGGATTTGGGTCTCATCAAGGCCGTGCACCAGCTCATGCAGAGCTCCTCAATACAAGACCTGGCGCATCCGGTATTGGAATTCCAATCGCTCACAAAGGTGCTGCTGCGGAAGTGGCGGGAGGTTGTTGTTGACCTGGACCGGCCAGACCATAGACGAGCATTGAAGGGAATCCATCTGGCCAGCGCGCCAGAACGCGCCGTCAATGGACATTCCAAAGACGACGCTGCAGAAGGCGGCAAGAAGGATGGCCGAAAGCACAACCCCGAGAAGTGGAGGCGGCTTGGCTTCGAGACGGAGAGTCCCGCGCATGAGTTTGATACTACGGGGTATCTGGGCATGATGGACCTCACAGACTATGTCCGGAAGCACGAAGACGGGTTTCAAAAGCTGTTGCTTGAACAAGCTACAAGGCCCCTTCAAGAAAGATGCCCGATTGCAAGGGCCAGCTTAGCTGTAACCATCATCTTGTATCATCATTTCGAGGTCGATGGGGTCGAAATGGAGGACAGCAAGGGATATCAGGGTTTGGATGGGAAAGACCACGATAGATTATTCCGGCCATTGCTGTTGCAGTGGTCTCGTTTACACGCGGCCGGCTTATTGGGTTTCCTGCGCATATGGAAGGCCACTGGCGCCGAGTCGGATGACTTTGAAAAGGTGGCAGAGCTCGTCCGTATCCTCATTGAACAGGTCGTTGGTCGAGCGTCCCGGACAAAGGATATCCTCGAGGTGGAGGACGATATTCTGGAGTACGATATTGCGCAGCTTCGAGAGCTGCAgatggagctgctggagctttCCTTCGACGACACATGGGGCCAGCACCTGTACCAAGTGCGCGAGACGCTCAAGCAGGAGGCTCTGCAATTCGTCAAGGAGCAGCGGGTGCGGTGCCTTCTGCAGGGCTCGTGGTTCTGCAAGCCGGCATCTCACAACAAGGGCCGGGAAGATGcagaagaagccaaggccgtCTCGCCGTGGCGTTTCGCCAAGCTATCACACAACCGCCGGTACTTGCATTACGCAGACTTTGAGGAGCAAATGGCCCAGGATCCAGGCCTGGACGTGCTGACCAACAAGATGGACTTGGGCACCGTCAGCTCCGTGGGCTCCAACGTGTCTGCAACGGACGACAGGAGAAGCCACGCGAGTGGCTCCACGGTACAAAATCTGGCCAGCCATtccaaaaccaccaccaagatCACCATGTATGCCGGCGAAGTCAACGAGCACGGCGAGGCTGACGAATACCCCATGTTGACATTGTGGCCTACCAGCCACAGCCTAGCGTCGGAATGGCTCGACGGTTTGCTCATGCTGCTCAACCAGGCTCCAATCACTGCGGAGACGAGCAAGCTGATCAACTTGGTGAGCGAGTACGGCCTGAAGATTCGGTTGCTCAACGTCCGCATGGACTCGGCGTTTGAGGGGCCACCTCCAGGCGCTGGAGTGGTGCCCAGCCGAGCAGGACTTGACGAGGACTACTTTTTTGAGGTGTAG
- the YIP3 gene encoding Prenylated Rab acceptor 1: MARIQIPLDALTSRLNLGDRFSGFTSGPLTGRFANLRPISEFLDFKRLSKPANFTEMQSRVNYNLSHFSSNYAVVFCMLSLYALLTNWLLLFDIILVVVGMWFIGRLDGRDLEIGTFRATSSQLYTGLLIVAVPLGLIASPFSTLLWLIGATGVTILGHASLLDKPIDEAFSGEAV; this comes from the coding sequence ATGGCTCGTATTCAGATCCCCCTCGACGCTCTGACGTCGCGTCTGAACTTGGGAGACCGCTTCTCAGGCTTCACCTCTGGCCCTTTGACTGGTCGCTTCGCCAACTTGCGGCCCATCTCTGAGTTTCTCGACTTCAAGCGACTCTCCAAGCCCGCCAACTTTACCGAGATGCAGTCGCGCGTCAATTACAACTTGAGCCACTTCTCCAGCAACTATGCTGTCGTCTTCTGCATGCTGAGCCTTTACGCTCTTCTGACCAACTGGCTCCTCTTGTTCGATATCATCCTCGTGGTAGTCGGTATGTGGTTCATTGGACGCCTGGACGGCCGCGATCTTGAAATTGGCACTTTCCGTGCCACTTCCTCGCAGCTGTACACGGGCCTTctcatcgtcgccgtcccCTTGGGTCTGATTGCCTCGCCATTCTCGACCCTGCTTTGGCTGATCGGCGCTACCGGCGTGACTATTCTTGGTCACGCTTCACTTCTGGACAAGCCCATCGATGAGGCTTTTTCAGGGGAGGCGGTCTAG
- the PEX4 gene encoding Protein PEROXIN-4: MPRPQSPSRSSTASGPGGGSAKTATKRLLKEMDTWRKEQSDEKGIERLGPISDENLLEWESVINGQGVGAGYDGGRWLVSISVPPTYPLQAPKMRFVTPIVHPNIALQTGEICLDLLKDAWTPAYSVLECVRAVRMLLSCPETDSPLNVDVAALLRGGDVVGTRRLVECWCADDGGRYDGP, from the exons ATGCCGCGCCCCCAATCGCCCAGCCGGTCCAGCACAGCCAGCGGCCCTGGCGGCGGCTCCGCGAAAACCGCAACCAAGCGCCTCCTCAAGGAGATGGACACATGGCGCAAGGAGCAGAGCGACGAGAAGGGTATCGAGCGGCTCGGCCCCATCAGCGACGAAAACCTCCTCGAGTGGGAGAGCGTCATCAACGGCCAAGGCGTGGGAGCAGGCTACGACG GCGGACGCTGGCTCGTCTCCATCTCCGTGCCGCCGACGTACCCCCTGCAGGCGCCCAAGATGCGCTTCGTCACGCCCATTGTGCACCCCAACATTGCGCTGCAGACGGGCGAGATATGCCTGGACCTGCTCAAGGACGCGTGGACGCCGGCGTACAGCGTGCTGGAGTGCGTGCGCGCCGTGCGCATGCTGCTGAGCTGTCCCGAGACGGACAGCCCGCTCAACGTGGATGTCGCGGCGCTGCTGAGGGGCGGCGACGTCGTTGGCACGCGGAGGCTCGTCGAGTGCTGGTGTGCCGATGATGGGGGGAGGTATGACGGGCCGTAG